A DNA window from Pogona vitticeps strain Pit_001003342236 chromosome 2, PviZW2.1, whole genome shotgun sequence contains the following coding sequences:
- the LOC110091247 gene encoding zinc finger protein RFP, which yields MASLHDETTCPICLEYLADPVTTDCGHNFCHACITQCCGEEAGGGGEAKCPQCRETVGAGSLRPNRTLANIVAIAKRFQEGEPGEGEWRVCARHREPQKLFCKDDENPICVVCDRSKEHREHTVFPIEEVAQEYKEKIRSHLKFLKKEKEKREHQKLTKQQEMEEHLNHLKREKDKIASIFEDLQKFLEAKKQFQLKQLRELKKEMEQRSRENLSKISEKISQLSQRIAELEEKCQQPPSVYLQDIRSTLSRYEKNPMEHVVDPSLEDKFRAYLEKNSSFTRVMEDCQKSLEQALNTASWEQTFNTDSEKKALNQVSVTLDRDTAHPRLFISEGLKNLRWDRVAQDLPYNPERFKKQPCVLGREIFTSGKHCWEVEILGGGMEGDLSGEPAWAVGVAKHSVKRKEYFRLNPNEGIWAIGKACEDLPSPCQISVFRAEPSTLTLEKVLQKIRVKLSYEEGLVEFLDADTDESISSFNLGSFSGEIIRPFFYTRGWEYNLKC from the exons atggcttCGCTCCATGATGAAACTACATGTCCCATCTGCCTGGAGTACTTGGCAGACCCGGTGACCACCGATTGCGGGCACAATTTCTGTCACGCCTGCATCACCCAGTGCTGCGGGGAGgaagccggcggcggcggcgaggcgaAGTGCCCCCAGTGCAGAGAGACCGTCGGGGCCGGGAGCTTGAGGCCCAACCGGACCTTGGCCAATATCGTGGCGATCGCCAAGCGCTTCCAGGAGGGCGAGCCGGGGGAAGGCGAGTGGCGGGTGTGCGCCAGGCACCGGGAGCCCCAGAAATTGTTCTGCAAGGACGACGAGAACCCCATCTGCGTGGTGTGCGACCGGTCCAAGGAGCACCGGGAGCACACCGTCTTCCCCATCGAAGAGGTTGCTCAGGAGTATAAG gaaaaaatcagaagccatTTGAAATttctgaagaaggagaaggagaagcgtGAGCACCAGAAATTGACAAAACAGCAGGAAATGGAGGAGCATCTG AATCACTTAAAACGGGAGAAGGACAAGATTGCCTCTATCTTTGAGGATTTACAGAAGTTTCTTGAGGCTAAGAAGCAGTTTCAGCTCAAACAGCTGAGAGAGCTGAAGAAAGAGATGGAACAGAGGAGTCGAGAAAACCTCTCCAAAATCTCTGAAAAGATTTCCCAACTCAGTCAGCGGATCGCAGAACTGGAGGAGAAGTGCCAGCAGCCACCCAGCGTCTACCTCCAG gatATCAGAAGTACCTTAAGCAG GTATGAGAAAAATCCCATGGAGCATGTGGTGGACCCCAGTTTGGAAGACAAGTTCAGAGCTTACTTAGAGAAAAATTCCAGTTTCACCAGGGTTATGGAGGACTGTCAAA AGTCCCTGGAGCAAGCTCTGAACACAGCCAGTTGGGAGCAAACGTTCAACACAG ATTCTGAGAAGAAAGCTCTGAACCAAG tgagtgtGACGCTGGATCGGGACACAGCCCATCCTCGGCTCTTCATCTCAGAAGGTCTGAAAAACTTGAGATGGGACCGCGTAGCTCAGGACCTTCCTTACAACCCAGAGAGATTTAAGAAGCAGCCTTGTGTGCTGGGCCGTGAGATATTTACCTCAGGAAAACATTGCTGGGAAGTGGAGATTCTCGGCGGAGGAATGGAGGGAGACCTAAGCGGAGAACCAGCCTGGGCCGTTGGGGTTGCGAAGCATTCTGTCAAAAGGAAGGAGTATTTCCGTCTAAACCCAAACGAGGGAATCTGGGCTATAGGGAAGGCATGTGAGGACTTACCCTCACCTTGCCAAATCTCAGTCTTTAGGGCCGAGCCCTCCACTTTGACTTTGGAAAAGGTGCTTCAGAAGATCCGTGTAAAGCTAAGCTATGAAGAGGGCCTAGTGGAGTTTCTTGATGCAGACACGGACGAAAGCATCAGCAGTTTTAATTTAGGGTCTTTCTCTGGGGAAATAATCCGACCCTTTTTCTACACAAGGGGGTGGGAGTACAATCTGAAATGCTGA
- the LOC110091253 gene encoding uncharacterized protein LOC110091253, translating to MFFRSGGYSPRSRSSRKVLYKDISLREDILLNSLLQRWRWRVGRAVEAEPRRSLIFSANRVSMPKRKSVHSLERLCLDNVVRNIERVWVKDYTSDNYLHLYPCRYTVGPFSVLAGPLLQKLIQLMGERKLLTSSLLHSLLLPQLKELNLNMCPNLVSEHIAHIIAVRCKNLSSLDLRGCNRIPASALADLVKSLPRLIKLALAETQCDTQVLSRVGSCCFRLRELDISACERVTPDSLLHLAYDPTARSFRCSALQILEVCGLESHSVRPDVLCALVFVLLALPNLKFLIHDSLAKAVCLIYRQQFDGAWVVPGFPSLRELARRRMPTSTNEGSSRLTLALREIYGVNETSWPMACAVCPHLEAASFVITRSFDLGQSCLSWRHLVRLTINCSERRDLRDLLPVTASLGAQLQTLSFDGFSLEDGLSFHTLLTHCQNLQNFRAFLVSAESGSHGWVPKNEASDWCFSLPPLNFPHLCDFSLMYSSQHNRAMEQNLISLLRHSPCLEILDLLCLPFSVDEVFRKVLAPPGTPLRQLSELSLIQDEVSIHTVNLLLSSENNLRYLRLDTCSGISQMEYKEVVQRVNREGLDVHIVWE from the exons ATGTTTTTTCGTTCAGGAGGCTACTCTCCCAGAAGCCGTTCCAGTCGCAAAGTTTTATATAAAGACATCTCCTTGAGGGAGGACATTTTGCTTAACTCGCTTCTgcagaggtggaggtggagggttGGAAGGGCTGTTGAGGCTGAACCTAGAAGGAGTCTCATTTTCTCAGCAAACAG GGTCTCCATGCCTAAGAGAAAGAGTGTCCACTCACTGGAGAGGCTGTGCCTGGATAATGTGGTGAGGAATATAGAGCGTGTCTGGGTCAAGGATTACACTTCGGACAACTACCTGCATCTGTATCCTTGCCGCTACACTGTGGGACCTTTCAGTGTTTTGG CTGGCCCCCTCCTCCAGAAACTGATCCAGTTAATGGGGGAAAGAAAACTCTTGACCTCTTCCCTGCTGCATTCACTGCTTTTGCCACAACTGAAAGAGCTCAACCTGAACATGTGCCCAAACCTGGTCAGTGAGCATATCGCCCACATTATTGCAGTGCGCTGCAAG AATTTGTCCTCACTGGATCTCCGTGGCTGTAACCGGATCCCTGCAAGTGCTCTGGCCGACCTGGTGAAAAGCTTGCCCCGTCTCATAAAATTAGCCCTGGCGGAGACACAGTGCGATACCCAAGTGTTGTCAAGGGTGGGCTCCTGTTGCTTCCGGCTTCGTGAGCTGGACATCAGTGCCTGTGAAAGAGTGACCCCGGATTCCCTTCTTCATCTTGCCTATGACCCCACTGCGAGGTCCTTCCGCTGCTCAGCATTACAGATCCTTGAGGTATGTGGTCTGGAGTCCCACTCTGTCAGGCCAGACGTGCTTTGTGCCCTGGTTTTTGTGCTTCTGGCACTGCCCAACCTGAAGTTCTTGATTCACGATTCTCTGGCGAAGGCAGTGTGTTTGATCTACCGCCAGCAGTTTGACGGGGCCTGGGTGGTCCCTGGATTTCCCTCCCTCAGAGAGCTGGCAAGGCGCAGGATGCCCACCTCCACAAATGAAGGGAGTTCTAGACTCACGCTGGCCCTCAGGGAAATATACGGAGTGAATGAGACCTCCTGGCCGATGGCCTGTGCTGTGTGTCCACATTTGGAAGCAGCTTCTTTTGTTATAACACGAAGCTTTGATTTGGGCCAAAGCTGCCTGTCGTGGCGCCATCTTGTCCGTCTGACTATCAACTGCAGTGAAAGGCGGGACCTGAGGGATCTTTTACCAGTGACAGCCAGTCTTGGGGCCCAGCTTCAAACCCTCTCCTTTGATGGATTCTCCTTGGAAGATGGATTATCTTTCCACACACTGCTGACTCACTGCCAAAATCTTCAGAATTTTAGGGCATTTTTGGTCTCTGCAGAGAGTGGTAGCCATGGGTGGGTGCCAAAGAATGAGGCCTCAGACTGGTGCTTCAGCCTCCCTCCCCTCAATTTCCCTCATTTGTGTGACTTTTCCCTGATGTATTCCTCTCAGCACAACAGGGCAATGGAACAAAATCTTATATCCTTGCTTAGACATTCTCCATGTCTGGAAATCTTGGATCTCCTCTGTTTACCATTCTCTGTGGATGAAGTGTTCCGGAAAGTGCTGGCACCCCCTGGAACTCCCCTGCGACAACTCAGTGAGCTCTCACTAATTCAAGATGAAGTGTCCATTCACACTGTCAACTTGCTGTTGTCATCAGAAAATAACCTGAGATACCTCAGGCTGGACACATGCTCGGGCATCTCCCAGATGGAGTACAAAGAGGTTGTACAGAGAGTCAACAGGGAGGGTCTTGATGTGCATATTGTGTGGGAATGA